From the genome of Miscanthus floridulus cultivar M001 chromosome 10, ASM1932011v1, whole genome shotgun sequence, one region includes:
- the LOC136489642 gene encoding putative disease resistance protein RGA4, translated as MAAILDAMGPYVMQLIADMATEEVKMLLGLSGDIEKLENNMESIKCFLADAERKRITELRVQRWVQKLKNAMYDATDILDLCQIEADKQRESKGSSTVEKAPGCCRPLLSCLWYPVFAHKIGSRIKELNQRLDNIYEEAHKFNFINLVSHPEQRMSTGEKVTSEFVESAIVGEKIERETRELAQMLTINGHHDIKVVAIVGTGGMGKTTLAQKIFNETTVQGHFKVKIWLSITQHFDEVELLRTAIEHAGGVHGGVQDKTLLSRKLTNTLSMGRFLLVLDDVWSNVAWSNVLSVPVRNASKKQQGNWVLITTRLEDLALRTGASFYQHHVSPLNEDDAWSLLNKQLPPTPGQVHGTDHLKDVGMKIISKCGGLPLAIKVMGGLLSTKPRSEGDWEAVLKHQAWSVAGLPKELDNAIYLSYEDLSPQLKQCFLYCSLFPKGTTIWKSLVVPMWISEGFIHPPDRSSSPYDDWLEEIAHGYYQELITRNLIEPATESALTRYSCTMHDVVRSFAEFMSKEESLVVQDQQDDGGSKISHVRHLSIGSTKSALEWDILQKHKSIG; from the exons ATGGCCGCAATCTTGGATGCTATGGGACCCTACGTGATGCAGCTGATAGCTGACATGGCAACCGAAGAGGTGAAGATGTTGCTGGGCTTATCTGGCGATATTGAGAAGCTAGAGAACAACATGGAAAGTATCAAATGCTTCCTTGCTGACGCTGAGAGGAAGCGCATCACTGAATTGAGGGTGCAAAGATGGGTTCAGAAGCTCAAGAACGCCATGTATGACGCCACTGACATCCTAGACCTATGTCAAATCGAAGCTGACAAGCAGAGGGAGTCGAAAGGTAGCAGCACGGTTGAAAAGGCTCCAGGTTGCTGCCGGCCATTGCTCTCCTGCCTATGGTATCCCGTGTTCGCACACAAGATAGGCAGCCGCATCAAGGAGCTCAACCAGAGGCTGGACAACATATATGAAGAGGCTCACAAGTTCAATTTCATCAATCTAGTATCCCACCCAGAACAGAGGATGTCCACTGGAGAGAAGGTGACATCTGAGTTTGTTGAGTCAGCTATTGTTGGTGAGAAAATTGAGAGGGAGACAAGGGAGCTTGCTCAAATGCTAACCATCAATGGACACCACGACATCAAAGTGGTGGCCATTGTGGGCACAGGTGGCATGGGCAAAACCACCTTGGCCCAGAAGATCTTCAATGAGACCACTGTCCAAGGACACTTCAAAGTGAAGATATGGCTAAGCATCACCCAACACTTTGATGAGGTTGAGCTTCTCAGGACAGCAATTGAGCATGCTGGGGGAGTCCATGGTGGGgtgcaagacaagaccctcctctCACGCAAGCTCACCAACACCTTGTCCATGGGTAGGTTTCTCCTGGTCCTAGATGATGTGTGGAGTAATGTAGCATGGAGCAATGTGCTTAGTGTTCCAGTCAGAAATGCAAgtaaaaaacaacagggcaattGGGTGCTAATCACTACAAGATTAGAAGACCTAGCTCTACGGACCGGAGCCTCCTTCTACCAACATCATGTCAGCCCACTCAACGAAGATGATGCTTGGTCCTTGCTCAACAAACAGTTGCCGCCAACACCTGGTCAA GTACATGGAACAGATCACCTGAAAGATGTCGGGATGAAAATTATCAGTAAGTGTGGAGGTTTACCACTTGCTATCAAAGTGATGGGAGGACTGCTAAGTACGAAGCCCCGAAGCGAGGGTGATTGGGAGGCTGTTTTGAAGCATCAGGCATGGTCAGTAGCTGGATTGCCTAAGGAACTGGACAACGCGATCTACTTGAGCTATGAGGATTTGTCTCCCCAGCTGAAGCAGTGCTTCCTATACTGCTCACTTTTCCCTAAAGGTACAACTATTTGGAAAAGTCTAGTTGTTCCGATGTGGATCAGTGAGGGATTTATCCATCCACCAGACAGAAGCAGTAGTCCATATGATGATTGGCTAGAAGAAATAGCACATGGGTATTACCAGGAGCTAATCACGAGGAATCTTATTGAACCAGCAACAGAATCAGCTCTCACTCGATACTCATGCACCATGCATGACGTGGTGCGATCTTTTGCAGAGTTTATGTCTAAAGAAGAATCATTGGTGGTCCAGGATCAGCAAGATGATGGTGGTAGCAAGATCAGCCATGTACGTCACTTGTCTATAGGATCAACCAAGTCAGCACTAGAATGGGATATTCTACAGAAGCACAAATCA ATTGGTTGA